From Bacillus sp. FSL K6-3431, the proteins below share one genomic window:
- a CDS encoding dihydropteridine reductase has product MQIYWTKINKIIEETPEVKTYLLECPEDFTWEEGSHTHFALEGFNAGDKPNRSLIRHMSISTLPHENAIGITTRIREQCSEFKSILRNLEVGNEVAIFKTHSNVPLKREDKNVYLLSSGVGLATFRPLVLEYFERADNVNQIHSLNIDSSKDFLFTNIYKSASDKKFTAQFVDNRKDYYEEVKNLAADKDGLFYVVGSDEFLVQNIEVLSEQGIKPEQIMLDKREKELPKFLSFDLSI; this is encoded by the coding sequence ATGCAAATATACTGGACTAAAATAAATAAGATTATTGAGGAAACGCCTGAAGTTAAAACGTACTTGCTTGAATGTCCGGAAGACTTTACGTGGGAAGAAGGTTCCCACACCCACTTCGCACTGGAAGGTTTCAATGCCGGAGATAAACCAAACCGCAGCCTGATTCGCCATATGTCAATCTCTACTTTACCGCACGAAAATGCAATCGGTATCACAACACGCATCAGAGAGCAGTGCTCTGAGTTTAAATCGATTTTAAGAAATCTTGAAGTCGGCAATGAAGTTGCAATATTTAAAACTCATTCGAATGTACCGCTTAAAAGAGAAGACAAAAATGTCTACCTTCTGTCATCAGGTGTCGGACTGGCAACTTTCAGACCGCTTGTACTTGAATATTTCGAACGTGCTGACAACGTCAATCAAATTCATTCCCTGAACATCGATTCATCAAAAGATTTCTTATTCACTAATATTTATAAATCCGCATCTGACAAGAAGTTCACGGCACAGTTCGTCGATAACCGTAAAGACTACTATGAAGAAGTGAAAAATCTTGCTGCAGACAAGGATGGACTCTTCTATGTTGTTGGCAGCGACGAGTTCCTTGTGCAGAACATTGAAGTACTGAGTGAGCAGGGCATCAAGCCAGAACAGATTATGCTCGATAAGCGTGAAAAAGAACTGCCTAAGTTTTTATCATTTGATTTGTCAATTTAA
- a CDS encoding VOC family protein, with product MKHLLLESHCVFPTPDIIKTANFYEQKMGFKVVQYIDSNEPHICLYRDTTEIILTKSNGQKVIPNRDLYGYGYDAYFITKNQEELQKEFINSNVKIVRSLDNTDYNNKEFVIEDVDGRWIGFGIKIG from the coding sequence ATGAAGCACCTTTTATTGGAGTCACACTGTGTATTCCCGACTCCAGATATTATAAAAACCGCAAACTTTTATGAACAGAAGATGGGATTTAAAGTTGTCCAGTATATAGATTCAAATGAACCTCATATTTGTTTATATCGTGATACCACTGAAATTATCTTAACTAAGTCTAACGGGCAAAAAGTAATTCCAAATAGAGATTTATATGGCTACGGGTATGATGCTTACTTTATTACAAAAAATCAAGAAGAACTTCAAAAAGAGTTCATTAATTCCAATGTAAAAATAGTCCGTTCTTTAGATAATACTGATTACAATAATAAAGAATTTGTAATTGAAGATGTAGATGGAAGATGGATTGGATTCGGAATTAAAATCGGTTAA